A part of Paenibacillus sp. sptzw28 genomic DNA contains:
- the purL gene encoding phosphoribosylformylglycinamidine synthase subunit PurL — MAQQLTAKEPTPEQIASQQVYKQMGVTDSEYELICGFLGRKPNYTEIGVFSVMWSEHCSYKNSKPILKKFPVTGPRVLMGPGEGAGIVDIGDNQAVVFKIESHNHPSAIEPYQGAATGVGGIIRDIFSMGARPVALLNSLRFGRLENERVKYIFEHVVSGIAGYGNCIGIPTVAGEVMFDESYEGNPLVNAMCVGLIDHDKIQRGVAKGVGNPVFYVGPATGRDGIHGATFASEELTAESEAKRPAVQVGDPFMEKLVMEATLELIDSGIVLGIQDMGAAGLTCSSAEMASKAGNGLELYLDEVPQREAGMTPYEMMLSESQERMLFVVEPQHEAQAKEIFDRWGIICAKVGKVTDDGRLRLFHQGREVADMPVKALVDECPVYNKPSKEPAYYEQNAKIDTTAYPEVTDLTDALKKVLASPTVASKEWVYNQYDYMVRTSTAVQPGSDAAVVTIRGSRKALAMTTDCNGRYVYLDPEVGGRIAVAEAARNIVCSGAEPLAITDNLNFGNPEKPEVFWQLEKSADGMSEACRVLDTPVIGGNVSLYNENAKGAIYPTPVIGMVGLVQDTDHITSQGFKAEGDVIILLGETKHEFGGSELQYVLQGRTEGRPPQIDLATEKKLLNTVLGAIRQGLVASAHDLSEGGLAVALAESCISGKLGAEVNVATELRADAALFSESQSRILLSAKSDQASRLMAYLTEQGVPNVQLGVVRGSGLIININGKPGVNASVEQLEKVWKDAIPCLMK; from the coding sequence ATGGCGCAGCAGTTAACAGCTAAGGAACCGACGCCTGAGCAAATCGCGAGTCAGCAGGTTTACAAGCAGATGGGCGTAACGGACAGCGAATACGAGCTTATTTGCGGTTTTCTGGGCCGCAAGCCGAACTACACCGAAATCGGCGTATTCAGCGTCATGTGGTCCGAGCACTGCTCGTACAAGAATTCCAAGCCTATTCTGAAGAAGTTTCCCGTTACCGGACCTCGCGTTCTGATGGGACCGGGCGAAGGCGCCGGTATAGTCGATATCGGCGATAATCAGGCGGTTGTATTCAAAATCGAATCGCATAACCATCCGTCGGCGATTGAGCCATACCAAGGCGCCGCGACGGGCGTAGGCGGCATAATCCGCGATATTTTTTCGATGGGAGCGCGTCCTGTTGCACTGCTGAACAGCCTGCGTTTCGGCCGCTTGGAGAATGAGCGCGTAAAATATATTTTTGAACACGTCGTCAGTGGTATCGCGGGGTATGGTAACTGTATCGGTATCCCGACGGTTGCGGGCGAAGTAATGTTCGACGAAAGCTATGAGGGAAATCCGCTCGTTAATGCGATGTGCGTAGGCCTCATCGATCACGATAAAATTCAGCGCGGCGTCGCTAAAGGCGTCGGCAACCCGGTCTTCTACGTTGGCCCGGCGACAGGCCGGGACGGTATCCACGGTGCGACGTTTGCATCGGAGGAGTTGACTGCCGAATCCGAAGCCAAGCGCCCTGCGGTACAGGTCGGCGATCCGTTCATGGAAAAGCTGGTCATGGAAGCGACGCTCGAGCTGATCGATTCCGGCATCGTCCTCGGCATCCAGGACATGGGCGCGGCGGGCCTTACCTGCTCCAGCGCTGAGATGGCGTCCAAGGCGGGCAACGGTCTTGAGCTGTATCTCGACGAAGTGCCTCAGCGTGAAGCGGGCATGACTCCATATGAAATGATGCTCTCCGAATCGCAGGAGCGGATGCTGTTCGTCGTTGAACCGCAGCATGAAGCGCAGGCGAAGGAAATTTTCGACCGTTGGGGAATCATATGTGCTAAGGTCGGTAAAGTAACCGACGATGGCCGCCTGCGTCTGTTCCATCAAGGCCGGGAAGTGGCGGATATGCCGGTAAAAGCTCTCGTTGACGAGTGCCCGGTTTACAATAAACCGTCGAAAGAGCCGGCATACTATGAACAGAATGCCAAGATCGATACGACGGCTTATCCGGAAGTAACGGATTTGACGGATGCGCTTAAGAAAGTACTGGCTTCTCCAACAGTTGCAAGCAAAGAATGGGTATATAATCAATATGACTATATGGTTCGCACGAGTACGGCGGTACAGCCGGGTTCAGATGCTGCAGTCGTAACGATTCGGGGCTCGCGCAAAGCGCTTGCGATGACCACTGACTGTAACGGTCGTTATGTTTATCTGGATCCCGAGGTTGGCGGCCGCATCGCGGTGGCGGAAGCGGCGCGCAATATCGTTTGCTCCGGCGCAGAGCCTCTGGCGATTACGGATAACCTGAACTTCGGCAATCCCGAGAAGCCGGAAGTATTCTGGCAGCTCGAGAAGTCGGCGGACGGCATGTCCGAAGCCTGCCGTGTTCTGGATACGCCTGTTATCGGCGGTAATGTCAGCTTGTATAACGAGAACGCGAAGGGCGCCATTTACCCGACGCCTGTTATCGGTATGGTGGGTCTGGTTCAGGATACGGACCATATTACGTCTCAAGGCTTTAAAGCCGAGGGCGATGTCATCATTCTGCTCGGCGAGACGAAGCATGAATTCGGCGGCAGCGAGCTGCAGTACGTACTTCAAGGCCGCACGGAAGGCCGTCCGCCGCAGATTGATTTGGCAACAGAGAAAAAACTGCTGAATACCGTGCTTGGCGCCATACGGCAAGGACTTGTCGCCTCCGCGCATGACTTGTCAGAGGGCGGACTGGCGGTAGCCTTGGCGGAATCCTGCATCAGCGGTAAGCTCGGCGCGGAAGTGAACGTGGCGACCGAGCTGCGTGCAGATGCAGCGCTGTTCAGCGAATCACAATCGCGTATTCTACTGTCGGCTAAATCGGACCAAGCTTCGAGGCTGATGGCATATTTGACGGAGCAAGGCGTACCGAACGTGCAACTCGGCGTCGTACGCGGCAGCGGACTGATCATCAACATCAACGGCAAACCGGGCGTTAACGCGTCGGTTGAGCAACTGGAGAAGGTCTGGAAGGATGCGATTCCATGTCTGATGAAGTGA
- the purQ gene encoding phosphoribosylformylglycinamidine synthase subunit PurQ, with protein MKFAVLVFPGSNCDIDCYKAVEDTIGQEVDYVWHTTTDLSGYDAILVPGGFSYGDYLRCGAIARFAPVMNEVKKAAEAGKFVLGICNGFQILTEAGLLPGALRRNSGMKFRCHSALLEVVSNETAFTNQYSKGELIDIPIAHGEGNYYCDDATLAQLKANNQIVFRYKAGANPNGSVEDIAGICNERGNVVGMMPHPERAVHQLLGSEDGKRMFTSILNAWREQNGAAVNS; from the coding sequence ATGAAGTTCGCTGTACTCGTTTTTCCAGGCTCGAACTGCGATATCGACTGCTATAAAGCGGTTGAAGACACAATCGGTCAAGAAGTCGATTACGTATGGCACACGACGACGGATCTGTCCGGCTATGACGCGATTCTGGTGCCCGGCGGTTTCTCCTACGGAGATTACCTGCGCTGCGGCGCAATCGCCAGGTTCGCTCCGGTCATGAACGAAGTGAAAAAAGCCGCTGAAGCCGGAAAGTTTGTACTTGGAATCTGCAACGGGTTCCAAATTCTGACGGAAGCGGGACTGCTGCCAGGGGCGCTTCGCCGCAACAGCGGTATGAAATTCCGCTGCCATTCGGCACTGCTTGAAGTTGTGAGCAACGAAACAGCGTTCACGAACCAGTACTCGAAGGGCGAACTGATCGACATTCCGATCGCTCACGGCGAAGGCAACTATTACTGCGACGATGCCACGCTCGCTCAATTGAAAGCAAACAATCAAATCGTGTTCCGTTATAAAGCGGGAGCAAATCCGAACGGATCGGTCGAAGACATCGCAGGGATCTGCAACGAACGCGGCAATGTCGTTGGTATGATGCCGCATCCCGAGCGTGCTGTCCATCAGCTGCTCGGCTCGGAAGACGGCAAACGGATGTTTACATCGATCTTGAATGCATGGAGGGAACAGAATGGCGCAGCAGTTAACAGCTAA
- the purS gene encoding phosphoribosylformylglycinamidine synthase subunit PurS yields MKATVYVTIKQNVLDPQGSAVQGALHSMGFDDVGKVRIGKYLELDLNTSDRAQAETRLKEMCEKLLANTVIEDYRFELEG; encoded by the coding sequence ATGAAAGCAACGGTTTACGTGACAATCAAGCAAAACGTGCTCGACCCGCAAGGCAGCGCCGTACAAGGCGCCCTGCACTCAATGGGTTTTGATGATGTGGGCAAAGTCAGGATCGGCAAATATTTGGAACTGGACCTGAACACAAGCGACCGCGCCCAAGCGGAAACCCGTTTGAAAGAAATGTGCGAGAAGCTGCTGGCCAACACGGTTATCGAAGATTACCGCTTCGAATTGGAGGGATAA
- a CDS encoding phosphoribosylaminoimidazolesuccinocarboxamide synthase: MTAQALSTAVDYVKAPLLYKGKVRELYDLGEHYLIVVTDRISAFDYVLDPAVPEKGNVLNRLSAFWFEQTAAIQTNHVVHTDVARLGDLITEPELLKNRIMVTKKAERIDIECVVRGYITGSGWRQYVQTSAINGIKLPAGLRKNERFEQPLFTPAAKNDVGHDEDIPFERMQELVGAELALELREHSIKLYEFARAYCEERGIILADCKFEFGLIDGKVILIDEIFTPDSSRFWAEENYAYDIEIDSMDKEPVRVYLLGSDWDKNSKPDPLPQHVVDETTRRYVDIYERLTGASL, from the coding sequence ATGACTGCACAAGCATTGTCGACTGCTGTTGATTACGTAAAGGCTCCGCTGCTTTATAAAGGAAAGGTGCGCGAGCTTTACGATCTCGGCGAGCATTACCTGATCGTCGTTACGGACCGCATCAGCGCGTTTGATTATGTTCTTGATCCGGCGGTACCGGAGAAAGGCAACGTGCTTAACCGTCTGTCGGCGTTCTGGTTTGAGCAAACGGCTGCAATTCAGACCAATCATGTCGTTCACACCGATGTGGCCAGACTTGGCGATCTAATTACAGAACCGGAGCTCTTGAAGAACCGGATCATGGTAACGAAAAAAGCGGAGCGAATCGACATCGAATGTGTAGTGAGAGGCTATATCACGGGCAGTGGTTGGAGACAATATGTGCAAACATCTGCAATCAACGGAATCAAGCTGCCCGCCGGCTTGCGCAAAAACGAGCGTTTCGAGCAGCCGCTGTTTACGCCTGCAGCCAAGAACGATGTCGGCCACGACGAAGACATTCCATTCGAGCGCATGCAGGAGCTGGTTGGAGCAGAGCTGGCCCTGGAGCTGCGCGAACACAGCATAAAGCTGTACGAGTTCGCCCGTGCATACTGCGAAGAGCGCGGCATTATTCTTGCTGATTGTAAATTCGAATTCGGACTTATCGATGGTAAAGTCATATTGATCGACGAGATCTTCACACCGGATTCTTCCCGTTTCTGGGCGGAAGAAAACTATGCATACGACATCGAAATCGACAGCATGGATAAAGAACCTGTGCGAGTATATCTGCTCGGCTCCGACTGGGATAAGAACAGCAAGCCCGACCCGCTGCCGCAGCATGTTGTCGATGAAACGACTCGCCGCTATGTTGACATCTACGAACGCCTGACCGGTGCCTCCCTATAG
- the purB gene encoding adenylosuccinate lyase, producing MLERYSRPEMRAIWTEENKFKAWLEVELCACEAWVELGVIPREDVEALRRSATFNIDRINEIELETRHDVIAFTRAVSETVGPERKWVHYGLTSTDVVDTALGFLLLQANTILERDIINFIEILRGQAVAYKDTPMMGRTHGVHAEPTTFGLKVALWYEEMKRNLERFRHAANGVQFGKISGAVGTYANIEPFVEEFTCRKLGISPAPISTQTLQRDRHAEYMATLALIATSLDKFATEIRALQKSEFREVEEPFAKGQKGSSAMPHKRNPIGCENISGLARVIRGHMISAYENVTLWHERDISHSSVERVILPDATMLLNYMLNRLGNIIKNLTVFPENMKRNMQRTYGVPFSGRVMTKLIDKGFSREQAYDTVQPRAMQAWEEQRQFRDIIESTPEITSVLSPEEIDDAFNPTWHLKHVDTIFKRLELI from the coding sequence ATGTTAGAACGTTACAGCAGACCGGAAATGAGAGCGATCTGGACCGAAGAGAACAAATTTAAGGCGTGGCTCGAGGTTGAGCTTTGCGCGTGCGAGGCTTGGGTAGAGCTCGGCGTAATTCCACGGGAGGACGTTGAAGCGCTCCGCAGAAGCGCGACCTTCAACATCGACCGCATTAACGAGATCGAACTGGAAACGCGGCATGACGTCATCGCCTTCACGCGCGCGGTATCCGAAACGGTAGGTCCCGAGCGCAAGTGGGTTCATTACGGTCTTACCTCGACTGACGTTGTCGATACCGCACTTGGCTTTCTTCTGCTGCAGGCTAATACGATTCTGGAGCGGGATATCATCAATTTCATTGAAATTCTCCGCGGACAAGCGGTTGCTTATAAAGACACTCCAATGATGGGCCGTACGCATGGAGTGCATGCCGAGCCGACTACGTTCGGTCTTAAGGTGGCGCTCTGGTACGAGGAAATGAAACGCAATCTGGAACGTTTCCGTCATGCGGCAAACGGCGTACAGTTCGGCAAAATCTCCGGCGCTGTGGGCACCTATGCCAATATCGAGCCGTTTGTGGAGGAATTCACCTGCCGCAAGCTGGGTATTTCTCCGGCGCCGATCTCGACGCAAACGCTGCAGCGCGACCGTCATGCGGAATATATGGCGACTCTCGCGCTGATCGCGACGTCGCTCGACAAGTTCGCGACGGAAATTCGCGCTCTTCAGAAGAGCGAATTCCGGGAAGTGGAAGAGCCGTTCGCCAAGGGGCAGAAGGGGTCGTCGGCTATGCCGCACAAACGCAATCCGATCGGCTGCGAGAATATTTCCGGACTTGCCCGCGTTATTCGCGGCCATATGATTTCCGCATACGAGAACGTCACTTTGTGGCATGAGCGCGATATCAGCCACTCATCGGTCGAGCGAGTAATTTTGCCGGATGCAACGATGCTTCTCAACTATATGCTTAACCGTCTTGGCAACATCATTAAGAATCTCACCGTGTTCCCGGAAAATATGAAGCGCAACATGCAGCGCACATACGGCGTGCCGTTCTCCGGACGCGTTATGACGAAGCTGATCGACAAAGGCTTCAGCCGCGAGCAGGCATATGACACGGTTCAGCCTCGTGCTATGCAGGCATGGGAAGAGCAGCGTCAGTTCCGCGACATTATCGAATCGACGCCGGAAATTACCAGCGTTCTGTCGCCGGAAGAGATCGATGACGCCTTCAATCCGACATGGCACCTGAAGCATGTGGACACGATTTTCAAACGTCTGGAATTGATCTAA
- the purK gene encoding 5-(carboxyamino)imidazole ribonucleotide synthase: MNKTAKRGADSKVKVILPGSTIGILGGGQLGRMMAHAGSAMGYRFVTLDPTADAPCGQVAEQIVADYDNREAARELAKRADVITYEFENVDADVAAMLMKESYVPQGSELLYTTQHRLREKRAIEAAGVQVAPYSEIRSADELRSAVARFGLPCVLKTATGGYDGKGQWVIRSEAEIDEAFETLSRARTELVLERFIRFDKELSVIAARNPQGEIRTFPASENVHVENILHLSIVPARIEESVQSEARRLAARIAEGLGVVGLVAVELFLTAEGELFVNELAPRPHNSGHYTMEACRTSQFEQHVRAICGLPLGDTSLLTPVVMVNVLGEHVEPLLERMAEADQAAQRLEVAPKVHMYGKHEAKDKRKMGHVNVLAADVDTALDWISETNIWRV; this comes from the coding sequence ATGAATAAAACGGCGAAGCGCGGAGCGGACTCGAAGGTGAAGGTTATACTGCCCGGCTCAACGATCGGTATTCTTGGCGGCGGCCAGCTTGGCCGGATGATGGCACATGCCGGAAGCGCAATGGGCTACCGTTTCGTCACCCTTGATCCGACTGCGGATGCGCCGTGCGGTCAGGTAGCGGAGCAAATCGTCGCGGACTACGACAACCGCGAAGCGGCCAGAGAACTGGCGAAGCGGGCGGATGTCATCACCTACGAATTTGAAAATGTCGATGCCGATGTCGCGGCTATGCTGATGAAGGAATCGTATGTGCCGCAGGGCAGCGAGCTGCTTTACACGACGCAGCACCGGCTGCGCGAGAAGCGTGCGATTGAGGCGGCCGGCGTGCAGGTTGCGCCGTACAGCGAAATCCGCAGCGCAGACGAGCTTCGCTCGGCGGTTGCCCGGTTCGGTTTGCCGTGCGTGCTCAAGACGGCGACCGGCGGCTATGACGGCAAAGGCCAGTGGGTGATTCGCAGCGAAGCGGAAATCGACGAAGCGTTCGAGACGCTCAGCCGCGCGCGCACGGAGCTCGTCCTTGAGCGGTTTATCCGTTTCGACAAAGAGCTATCCGTTATTGCGGCGAGAAATCCGCAGGGCGAAATCCGAACATTCCCCGCATCGGAAAATGTTCATGTGGAAAATATTTTACATCTGTCGATCGTGCCTGCAAGGATAGAGGAGTCGGTTCAGAGCGAAGCCCGGAGACTCGCGGCGCGTATTGCCGAAGGGCTTGGAGTTGTCGGACTTGTTGCAGTCGAGCTGTTCCTCACGGCCGAAGGGGAGCTGTTCGTCAACGAGCTGGCGCCAAGGCCGCATAACAGCGGGCATTATACGATGGAAGCGTGCCGTACTTCGCAGTTCGAACAGCATGTCCGCGCGATCTGCGGCCTGCCGCTTGGCGATACGTCTCTGCTGACGCCGGTCGTGATGGTGAACGTGCTCGGCGAGCACGTGGAACCGCTGCTTGAGCGCATGGCTGAGGCCGATCAAGCCGCGCAGCGGCTGGAAGTCGCGCCGAAGGTACACATGTATGGTAAGCATGAGGCAAAAGATAAACGGAAGATGGGCCATGTCAATGTGCTGGCGGCTGATGTCGACACGGCGCTGGACTGGATTTCCGAAACGAACATTTGGAGGGTATGA
- the purE gene encoding 5-(carboxyamino)imidazole ribonucleotide mutase, protein MSAKVGVIMGSKSDWDTMKLACDVLDELQIAYEKKVVSAHRTPDLMFEYAETAASRGLKVIIAGAGGAAHLPGMVAAKTILPVIGVPVKSSNLNGLDSLLSIVQMPGGIPVATVAIGNAGGTNAGLLAAQILGAFDPDVQARVQARRDRIQREVLESSETL, encoded by the coding sequence ATGTCAGCGAAGGTGGGCGTCATTATGGGCAGCAAGTCCGATTGGGACACGATGAAGTTAGCCTGTGACGTCTTGGATGAACTGCAAATTGCTTATGAGAAGAAGGTCGTTTCGGCTCACCGGACGCCTGATCTCATGTTTGAATACGCGGAAACCGCCGCATCCCGGGGATTGAAAGTGATCATCGCGGGCGCAGGCGGAGCCGCACATTTACCCGGCATGGTCGCTGCAAAAACGATCCTTCCGGTTATTGGCGTGCCCGTCAAGTCCTCGAACTTGAACGGGCTCGATTCGCTTCTGTCGATCGTTCAGATGCCCGGCGGAATCCCCGTCGCTACTGTAGCGATCGGCAATGCAGGGGGCACGAACGCGGGACTCCTCGCAGCGCAAATCCTCGGCGCATTCGATCCGGACGTGCAGGCGCGCGTACAGGCCAGACGCGACCGGATTCAGCGCGAGGTGCTGGAAAGCAGTGAGACGCTATGA
- a CDS encoding ABC transporter ATP-binding protein, translating into MNAIIDIRHLTKTYDKSRGITDLTFSILEGEVFGFIGPNGAGKSTTIRTLLGLIYPSSGSAAIYGKDVVKHSREIRQSIGYLPSEVHYYDDMTVADLLSYSAAFHKYNGKRRMVELAQRLDLDLSRKIEDLSFGNRKKVGIVQALLHEPRLLILDEPTGGLDPLMQHAFFELLAEERNKGATIFFSSHILSEVQKMCDRVAIIKEGRLIKVETVDNLIRNNLKNITLTLDQPHTLELQFEGIIRQEVQGSDLKLMYSGDMRTLINRIADLPFRDIRIEEPALDEIFMHYYQ; encoded by the coding sequence GTGAACGCCATCATCGATATTAGGCACTTAACGAAAACATACGATAAGAGCAGAGGAATTACGGATTTGACCTTCTCCATTCTTGAAGGCGAGGTATTCGGGTTCATCGGTCCGAACGGCGCAGGGAAGAGCACGACAATCCGAACGCTGCTCGGTTTGATTTACCCTTCGAGCGGAAGTGCGGCCATTTATGGGAAAGACGTCGTGAAGCACTCGAGGGAAATCAGACAGAGCATCGGCTACCTTCCGTCCGAGGTCCACTACTACGACGATATGACGGTGGCGGATTTGCTGAGCTACTCGGCCGCCTTCCACAAGTACAACGGCAAGAGGAGAATGGTGGAGCTGGCGCAGCGGCTCGATCTTGACTTAAGCAGGAAGATCGAGGACCTCTCCTTCGGCAACCGGAAGAAGGTCGGAATCGTTCAGGCACTCCTTCACGAGCCCAGACTGCTTATTCTCGATGAACCGACGGGAGGCCTCGACCCGCTCATGCAGCATGCTTTCTTCGAGCTGCTCGCGGAAGAACGGAACAAAGGGGCGACCATCTTCTTCTCCTCCCACATTCTCAGCGAAGTTCAGAAGATGTGCGACCGGGTAGCCATTATTAAAGAAGGCCGGCTCATTAAAGTCGAAACCGTAGATAATCTCATCAGAAATAACCTGAAAAACATTACTTTAACTCTTGATCAACCTCACACGCTTGAACTCCAGTTCGAAGGCATCATCAGACAGGAAGTTCAAGGCAGCGATTTGAAGCTGATGTACAGCGGCGATATGAGAACGCTAATTAACCGTATTGCGGACCTTCCGTTTAGGGATATTCGGATTGAAGAGCCCGCCTTGGATGAAATCTTCATGCATTATTATCAATAA
- a CDS encoding ABC transporter permease subunit produces the protein MILRREIKRNLKGLIIWSIVICGIVLLMLSIYPQMAEQQKGLDAMLEAYPDGLKKAFGMDKLDFGTLIGFYAVEVYMMTTLLGGIYASMLASNILVKEQSEKTIEFLLSKPVTRTRIAAEKWLAVLLNVMVFNAVVVAASLIGFQFGRDSGVDAGTFALLAVGGFLLHLTFAGVSFLLSAIVRRSRTVVSVSLGLVFVTYFFSIMAGVSEKLDFLKFVSPFKYVDAAGIIKNNALDPVYLCIMLGIIVLSVLSAHWYFNRKDISV, from the coding sequence ATGATTCTGAGAAGGGAAATTAAGAGAAATCTGAAGGGTCTTATAATATGGAGCATCGTTATCTGCGGCATCGTGCTGCTCATGCTGAGCATCTATCCTCAGATGGCCGAGCAGCAGAAAGGCCTCGACGCTATGCTCGAAGCCTATCCGGATGGTCTGAAAAAAGCGTTTGGCATGGATAAACTCGACTTCGGTACTTTAATTGGCTTCTATGCCGTAGAAGTCTACATGATGACGACTTTGCTTGGCGGCATCTATGCTTCGATGCTGGCATCCAATATTTTAGTTAAAGAGCAGTCCGAGAAAACAATTGAATTTCTGCTCTCCAAACCGGTCACCCGAACCCGGATCGCAGCGGAGAAATGGCTGGCCGTCCTGCTCAATGTAATGGTCTTTAATGCTGTCGTTGTGGCCGCCAGCCTGATCGGATTTCAATTCGGGAGGGACTCTGGAGTCGATGCCGGAACGTTCGCGCTGCTTGCTGTAGGCGGGTTTCTGCTGCATCTGACTTTTGCCGGCGTCTCCTTCCTGCTGTCCGCCATTGTGCGAAGAAGCAGAACGGTTGTTTCGGTATCGCTTGGCCTTGTATTTGTCACATACTTCTTCAGCATTATGGCAGGCGTATCGGAAAAGCTTGATTTTCTCAAATTTGTCAGTCCGTTTAAGTACGTCGATGCAGCTGGTATAATAAAGAATAACGCGCTTGATCCGGTCTATTTGTGCATCATGCTCGGGATCATTGTTCTGTCAGTGCTCAGCGCGCACTGGTATTTTAATCGAAAAGATATTTCCGTTTAG
- a CDS encoding TetR/AcrR family transcriptional regulator → MYPAFEKLPGEKKVLILTICIDEFSKNGYENTSTDTITGRAGISKGILFHYFKSKKNLFLAVFEHCLKLLVEVTMEQIDKLATTDFFERIKAIILIKQSVAIQYFQETQLVLKTMSQPPVPVKSEIGTMVADYERTFGDPLSLHAVFKGELVSSLPLREGVSGESVFNLTIMMLTQISNKYMQLYTTNKDMPAHYESVAKEIDEYIEIIKYGVYR, encoded by the coding sequence GTGTATCCAGCTTTCGAGAAGCTTCCCGGAGAGAAAAAGGTGCTTATCCTGACCATTTGCATCGATGAATTTTCCAAAAACGGGTATGAGAACACCTCTACCGATACGATTACCGGACGGGCAGGGATTTCGAAGGGCATTCTGTTCCACTACTTCAAGAGCAAGAAAAACTTGTTTCTTGCAGTCTTCGAGCATTGTTTAAAGCTGCTCGTCGAGGTCACGATGGAACAAATCGATAAACTCGCAACGACTGATTTTTTCGAGCGGATTAAGGCGATTATTCTTATAAAGCAAAGTGTAGCGATACAATATTTCCAAGAAACGCAGCTGGTTCTAAAAACGATGTCTCAACCCCCGGTTCCGGTTAAGAGCGAAATCGGGACAATGGTTGCCGATTATGAACGAACATTCGGGGACCCTCTTTCTCTTCATGCAGTCTTCAAGGGGGAACTGGTCTCCTCGCTGCCGCTGCGCGAAGGCGTCTCCGGAGAGAGTGTCTTTAATTTGACCATTATGATGCTCACTCAAATATCCAACAAATATATGCAGTTGTACACAACGAACAAGGACATGCCCGCGCACTATGAATCGGTTGCAAAGGAAATCGACGAATACATCGAAATTATCAAATATGGGGTTTACAGGTAA